A segment of the Streptomyces sp. ITFR-21 genome:
CAAGAACGTCGACGTGGCGGTGTACGACCTGGTCAAGTCGGTCAAGGACGGCACCCCGAAGGCCGGCACCAACTCGTACACCCTGGCCAACGGCGGTGTGTCGCTGGCGACTTCGGGCGGATTCATCGCGGACATCCAGTCGCAGCTGGACGCCGTCAAGCAGAAGATCGTCTCCAAGGCGATCACGGTCAGCAGCACGCCGTGACGGTGAGCGTGTAGGCGTGCGGCGGTACGCGACGATGAGGCTCGGCGGGGGTTGCTGAAGCGCCCCCGCCGGGCCTCGCGCACTGTCCGGACCGCTGTGAATGATCGGCGCTACGCGCGTAGCCCCACTTTTCCGCGATACGTTCACCCCCACCGCCCGAGCCTTTCCCCGCGAGGAGAGTGCGCCATCAACGCGTCCACCAGTCCACCCCCGCCGCCCCCGCCCTCCGGCTCCGCGTCCACCTCCGCGCCTGCCGTCGAACTGCGCGGGATCACCAAGCGCTTCCCCGGCGTCGTCGCCAACCACGACATGGACATCACCGTCCGCTCCGGCACCGTGCACGCCCTGGTCGGCGAGAACGGCGCCGGCAAGTCGACCCTGATGAAGATCCTCTACGGCATGCAGAAGCCGGACGAGGGCACCATCGCCATCCACGGCGAGCCGGTGACGTTCGGCGACCCGGGCGACGCCATCGCCCGCGGTATCGGCATGGTGCACCAGCACTTCATGCTCGCCGACAACCTCACCGTGCTGGAGAACGTCGTCCTCGGCAGCGAGAAGCTGCACGGGATCGGCGGCCGGGCCCGGCAGCGGATCCGGGAGATCTCCGACGCCTACGGGCTCGGCGTCCGGCCGGACGCGCTCGTCGAGGACCTCGGGGTCGCCGACCGGCAGCGGGTGGAGATCCTCAAGGTGCTCTACCGCGGCGCCCGCATCCTGATCCTGGACGAGCCCACCGCCGTCCTGGTGCCGCAGGAGGTCGACGCGCTTTTCGACAACCTGCGCGGGCTCAAGTCCGAGGGCCTGACCGTCATCTTCATCTCGCACAAGCTGGGCGAGGTGCTGTCGGTCGCCGACCGGATCACCGTCATCCGGCGCGGTACGACGGTCGGCGAGGTCGTTCCGGCCGGCACCACCACCAAGCAGCTCGCCGAGCTGATGGTCGGCAGCGAACTGCCGTCGCCGGAGACCCGTGAGTCCACCGTCACCACCGAGCCGATGCTGACCGTCGAGGGACTGCGGCTGGCCGCCGTCGACCCGGACGGCGTCGAGCGGATCGTGCTGGACGACATCGGCTTCACCATCCACAAGGGCGAGGTGCTGGGTATCGCCGGGGTGGAGGGCAACGGGCAGGCCGAACTGGTCGAGGCGATCATGGGGACGCGCACCCCCGACGCCGGCACGCTGGACCTGGACGGCCGCGACATATCGACCGCGCCCACCCGCAAGCGGCGCGAGGACGGCATCGGGTACATCCCCGAGGACCGGCACCGGCACGGGCTGCTGCTGGAAGCGCCGCTGTGGGAGAACCGGATCCTCGGCCACGTCACCGAGCGCCCCAACAGCAGCGGCTTCCTGATCGAGCCGGGCGCCGCCCGCCGCGACACCGAGCGGATCGTCCGCGAGTACGACGTACGCACCCCCGGTATCGAGGTCACCGCCGCGTCGCTGTCCGGCGGCAACCAGCAGAAGCTGATCGTCGGGCGCGAGATGAGCCACCTGCCGAAGCTGCTGATCGCCGCGCACCCCACCCGGGGCGTGGACGTGGGCGCGCAGGCCCAGATCTGGGACCAGATCCGCCAGGCCCGGCGCGAGGGGCTGGCCGTGCTGCTGATCTCGGCCGACCTGGACGAGCTGATCGGGCTCTCCGACACCCTGCGGGTGATGTACCGCGGCCGGCTGGTCGCCGACGCCGACCCGGCCACCATCACCCCGGAGGAACTGGGCTCGGCGATGACCGGCGCCGTGTCCGGGCACCTGGCGGCCGAGCCGGCCCGCCCGCCCGGGGCGGCCGGCGGTACCGACGCGCCGGACGGGCCGGACGGCAGGGACGAGTCCGCGGGAGCCGGGGGAGAAGAACGATGAAGAAGTTCGACAAGGACCGGCTGGTCCTCGGGATCGCCGCGCCCGTACTGGCCGTGGTCGGGGCGCTGATCGTCACCGCCCTGGTGCTGCTGGCCACCGGCAAGGAGCCGTTCGACGCCTTCCGCATCATGGTGGACTACGGCAGCAAGTCCGACAGCCAGGTCTACATCCTCAACAAGGCCACCACGTACTACCTGGCCGGGCTCGCGGTCGCGGTCGGCTTCCGGATGAACCTGTTCAACATCGGCGTGGACGGCCAGTACCGGCTGGCGGCCTTCTTCGCCGCCGCGGTCGGCGGCGCCCTGTCCGTCCCCGGCGCGATCCAGATCCCGGTGATCATCCTCACCGCGATGGCGGTGGGCGCGGTGTGGGCCGCGATCGCCGGCGTGCTGCGGGTCACCCGGGGCGTCAGCGAGGTCATCTCCACCATCATGCTCAACTCGATCGCGGGCATCGTGATCGGCTACTTCCTGCAGGGCGGCCGGCTCGGCGTGGTCGACAAGAACGCCAACATGGTGTCGACCAAGCCGCTGCCGTCCTCCAGCCACCTGTTCAACTTCTCCACCGCCACCGGACCGGTGTTCGGCTTCATCGTCTTCGCGGTGCTGGCCGGCGTCCTGTACTGGTTCGGCCTGTCCC
Coding sequences within it:
- a CDS encoding ABC transporter ATP-binding protein: MDITVRSGTVHALVGENGAGKSTLMKILYGMQKPDEGTIAIHGEPVTFGDPGDAIARGIGMVHQHFMLADNLTVLENVVLGSEKLHGIGGRARQRIREISDAYGLGVRPDALVEDLGVADRQRVEILKVLYRGARILILDEPTAVLVPQEVDALFDNLRGLKSEGLTVIFISHKLGEVLSVADRITVIRRGTTVGEVVPAGTTTKQLAELMVGSELPSPETRESTVTTEPMLTVEGLRLAAVDPDGVERIVLDDIGFTIHKGEVLGIAGVEGNGQAELVEAIMGTRTPDAGTLDLDGRDISTAPTRKRREDGIGYIPEDRHRHGLLLEAPLWENRILGHVTERPNSSGFLIEPGAARRDTERIVREYDVRTPGIEVTAASLSGGNQQKLIVGREMSHLPKLLIAAHPTRGVDVGAQAQIWDQIRQARREGLAVLLISADLDELIGLSDTLRVMYRGRLVADADPATITPEELGSAMTGAVSGHLAAEPARPPGAAGGTDAPDGPDGRDESAGAGGEER
- a CDS encoding ABC transporter permease; protein product: MKKFDKDRLVLGIAAPVLAVVGALIVTALVLLATGKEPFDAFRIMVDYGSKSDSQVYILNKATTYYLAGLAVAVGFRMNLFNIGVDGQYRLAAFFAAAVGGALSVPGAIQIPVIILTAMAVGAVWAAIAGVLRVTRGVSEVISTIMLNSIAGIVIGYFLQGGRLGVVDKNANMVSTKPLPSSSHLFNFSTATGPVFGFIVFAVLAGVLYWFGLSRTRFGFDLRAVGRSESAAQASGVNVKRMVITSMLISGAMAGLVGMPTLLNQSHDYGTDFPTGIGFTGIAVALLGRNNPIGIGIGALLWAFLERSSNGLEFEGYDREIVGVIQGVIVLAVVIAYELVRRYGLARQQRRVGAELAAAGSGSGSDDKQEVTA